From Micromonospora nigra, one genomic window encodes:
- the htpG gene encoding molecular chaperone HtpG → MNDRAETLEFQAEARQLLQLMVHSIYSNKDVFLRELISNASDALDKLRLASLVDKDLAVDADDLHIAIDIDREARTLTVRDNGIGMTRDEVVSVIGTIAKSGTAELLRQLREAKDAGASQELIGQFGVGFYAAFMVADRVELVTRRAGETGGTRWESSGEGTYTVAALDDAPQGTSVTLHLKPADAEDELHDYTAEWTVRQIVKRYSDFIAHPIRMTVERPGEGDADATTETVTLNSMKALWARPRDEVEPAEYHEFYKHVSHDWADPLETVHMRGEGTFEYEALLFVPSHAPLDLFSPQGHRGVQLYVKRVFIMDDCDALMPNYLRFVKGVVDAHDLSLNISREILQQDRQISAVRRRLVKKVLATVRDLKVNQPEKYRTFWTEFGGVVKEGLVDDTDNRDALLEIVSAASTHDPSEPTDLAGYVSRMKDGQADIYYATGENRATIENSPHMEAFRARGYEVLLLTDPVDEVWVERVGSYDGKPLRSVAKGQVDLDTAEEKAEAEAERERQRAEYADLLTWMGGVLADSVKEVRLSSRLTTSPACVVGDAHDITPTLEKMYRAMGHEVPQVKRILELNPGHPLVAGLRKAKESGGTEESLTEATELLYGMALLAEGGDLADPSRFTRILADRLARTL, encoded by the coding sequence GTGAACGACCGGGCCGAGACGTTGGAGTTCCAGGCCGAGGCGCGTCAGCTGCTCCAGCTGATGGTCCACTCGATCTACTCGAACAAGGACGTCTTCCTCCGCGAGTTGATCTCCAACGCCTCTGACGCGTTGGACAAGCTTCGGCTGGCGTCGCTGGTAGACAAGGATCTTGCCGTCGACGCCGACGACCTGCACATCGCCATCGACATCGACCGGGAGGCCCGCACCCTGACCGTGCGGGACAACGGCATCGGCATGACCCGCGACGAGGTCGTCTCGGTGATCGGCACCATCGCCAAGTCCGGCACCGCCGAGCTGCTGCGTCAGCTGCGCGAAGCCAAGGACGCCGGTGCCTCCCAGGAGCTGATCGGCCAGTTCGGCGTCGGCTTCTACGCCGCCTTCATGGTCGCCGACCGGGTGGAGCTGGTCACCCGTCGGGCCGGCGAGACCGGCGGCACCCGCTGGGAGTCCAGCGGCGAGGGCACCTACACCGTGGCCGCGCTCGACGACGCTCCGCAGGGCACCTCGGTCACCCTGCACCTCAAGCCCGCCGATGCCGAGGACGAGCTGCACGACTACACCGCCGAGTGGACGGTCCGCCAGATCGTCAAGCGGTACTCCGACTTCATCGCCCACCCGATCCGGATGACCGTGGAGCGCCCGGGCGAGGGGGACGCCGACGCCACCACCGAGACGGTGACGCTGAACTCGATGAAGGCGCTGTGGGCCCGCCCCCGCGACGAGGTCGAGCCGGCCGAGTACCACGAGTTCTACAAGCACGTCAGCCACGACTGGGCGGACCCCCTCGAGACCGTCCACATGCGTGGCGAGGGCACCTTCGAGTACGAGGCGCTGCTGTTCGTCCCCTCCCACGCGCCGCTGGACCTGTTCTCCCCGCAGGGTCACCGCGGCGTGCAGCTCTACGTCAAGCGCGTCTTCATCATGGACGACTGTGACGCGCTCATGCCCAACTACCTGCGCTTCGTCAAGGGTGTCGTGGACGCCCACGACCTGTCACTGAACATCTCCCGGGAGATCCTCCAGCAGGACCGGCAGATCAGCGCCGTGCGTCGCCGCCTGGTCAAGAAGGTGCTCGCCACGGTCAGGGACCTCAAGGTCAATCAGCCGGAGAAGTACCGCACCTTCTGGACCGAGTTCGGCGGGGTGGTCAAGGAGGGGCTGGTCGACGACACCGACAACCGGGACGCCCTGCTGGAGATCGTCTCGGCCGCGTCCACCCACGATCCGTCCGAGCCCACGGACCTCGCCGGCTACGTCAGCCGGATGAAGGACGGGCAGGCCGACATCTACTACGCCACCGGCGAGAACCGCGCCACCATCGAGAACTCCCCGCACATGGAGGCGTTCCGCGCCAGGGGCTACGAGGTGCTGCTGCTCACCGACCCGGTCGACGAGGTCTGGGTGGAGCGCGTCGGCAGCTACGACGGCAAGCCGCTGCGCTCGGTCGCCAAGGGGCAGGTCGACCTCGACACCGCCGAGGAGAAGGCCGAGGCCGAGGCGGAACGGGAGCGGCAGCGCGCCGAGTACGCCGACCTGCTCACCTGGATGGGCGGAGTGCTGGCCGACTCCGTCAAGGAGGTTCGCCTGTCGTCCCGGCTGACCACCTCGCCGGCCTGCGTCGTCGGCGACGCCCACGACATCACGCCCACCCTGGAGAAGATGTACCGGGCGATGGGGCACGAGGTGCCGCAGGTCAAGCGGATCCTGGAGCTCAACCCCGGGCACCCGCTCGTGGCGGGGCTGCGCAAGGCCAAGGAGTCCGGCGGCACCGAGGAGTCGCTGACGGAGGCCACCGAGCTGCTGTACGGCATGGCGCTGCTCGCCGAGGGCGGCGACCTCGCCGACCCGTCCCGGTTCACCCGGATTCTCGCCGACCGGCTCGCCCGTACCCTCTGA
- a CDS encoding C39 family peptidase: protein MMTALIRKAALSAAGAVFAGGMIAGPAAAIAAPESPTTTSVAVAERAGNNERQLPVRYEAQPNFYYCGPAAARNALTTMDKHVTQDELAKIMGTTENGTDSAHLITKALNTTAGTDLYRTVELPDASADDAQTDRLRTDLTRAIDNGRAIVANIAGTATDTDGDTHSFEGGHYISVTGYRDHGNQAKIADSADPDKAEYWITTEDLADWIATRGYSA, encoded by the coding sequence ATCATGACTGCTCTGATCCGTAAGGCCGCCCTGAGCGCCGCCGGTGCCGTCTTCGCCGGCGGGATGATCGCCGGACCGGCCGCCGCGATCGCGGCCCCCGAGAGCCCCACCACCACGTCGGTGGCGGTCGCGGAGCGTGCCGGCAACAACGAACGGCAGCTGCCCGTGCGCTACGAGGCCCAGCCGAACTTCTACTACTGCGGCCCCGCCGCGGCCCGAAACGCCCTGACCACCATGGACAAGCACGTCACCCAGGACGAGCTGGCCAAGATCATGGGCACTACCGAGAACGGCACCGACTCCGCCCACCTGATCACCAAGGCGCTGAACACCACCGCCGGCACGGACCTCTACCGCACCGTGGAACTCCCCGACGCCAGCGCTGACGACGCGCAGACCGACAGGCTACGTACCGACCTCACCCGGGCCATCGACAACGGTCGCGCCATCGTGGCCAACATCGCCGGCACCGCCACCGACACCGACGGCGACACGCACTCCTTCGAAGGCGGCCACTACATCTCCGTGACCGGCTACCGGGACCACGGCAACCAGGCCAAGATCGCCGACTCGGCCGACCCCGACAAGGCCGAGTACTGGATCACCACCGAGGACCTCGCCGACTGGATCGCCACCCGCGGCTACTCCGCCTGA
- a CDS encoding ATP-binding protein: protein MTTGWTYPALPVSAARMRQDVRAALAALDADPDAVDDLLVATSEAINNAVEHAQRPSRPEVRVGLRVVGDTACVSVRDFGTWREGSPSRDRGRGVALMQAYGRVRTECTAQGTTVTIERRLHDRPR from the coding sequence GTGACCACCGGGTGGACGTACCCGGCGCTGCCGGTGTCCGCGGCGCGGATGCGCCAGGACGTGCGCGCCGCCCTCGCCGCCCTGGACGCCGACCCCGATGCGGTCGACGACCTACTGGTCGCCACCTCCGAGGCGATCAACAACGCGGTCGAGCACGCCCAGCGCCCGTCGCGGCCGGAGGTCCGCGTCGGGCTGCGGGTGGTCGGGGACACCGCCTGCGTCTCGGTCCGCGACTTCGGCACCTGGCGGGAGGGCAGCCCGTCGCGCGACCGGGGTCGCGGGGTGGCGCTGATGCAGGCGTACGGGCGGGTGCGCACGGAGTGCACGGCGCAGGGCACGACGGTGACGATCGAACGTCGCCTCCACGACCGGCCGCGCTGA
- a CDS encoding cellulose binding domain-containing protein, producing the protein MFRTFGVVLTAATVALTGGLTAASAVEPAFVASPTASLTPFPCPPALPMGGRATGATTTSLTFSYWITLSPPCGYDPPITVSLFTSQEDSEQWRDPVAEGVSGRDRHGTITVEGLTPDTAYWFRFSDPEGNRDPYVFGGPARTLPQSACDATAVVDAGWSGGFVATVTVRNTGDEPLDGWRVSWRWSGDERVQSVWGGVVEVTGTDVTVRNAAYNGTVSVEGSTTFGLLAAASVPPDAVSVTCGR; encoded by the coding sequence ATGTTCCGCACGTTCGGCGTGGTGTTGACCGCCGCGACCGTCGCCCTCACCGGTGGGCTGACAGCGGCCAGCGCGGTCGAGCCCGCGTTCGTCGCGTCCCCGACGGCGTCGTTGACTCCGTTTCCGTGCCCACCGGCGTTGCCGATGGGCGGTCGGGCGACGGGGGCCACCACCACGAGCCTCACCTTCAGCTACTGGATCACCCTCTCCCCGCCCTGCGGCTACGACCCGCCGATCACGGTCAGTCTGTTCACCAGCCAGGAGGACTCCGAGCAGTGGCGGGATCCGGTGGCCGAGGGGGTTTCCGGGCGGGACCGCCACGGGACCATCACCGTCGAAGGGCTGACCCCGGACACGGCGTACTGGTTCCGGTTCAGCGACCCCGAGGGCAACCGCGACCCGTACGTGTTCGGCGGGCCGGCGCGGACCCTGCCGCAGTCGGCCTGTGACGCGACGGCGGTGGTAGACGCCGGGTGGAGCGGTGGCTTCGTCGCCACGGTCACCGTCCGCAACACCGGCGACGAACCGCTCGACGGGTGGCGGGTCTCCTGGCGCTGGTCCGGTGACGAGCGCGTCCAGTCGGTCTGGGGCGGAGTGGTGGAGGTTACCGGTACCGACGTGACGGTGCGTAACGCTGCGTACAACGGGACCGTGTCCGTGGAGGGCTCGACGACGTTCGGCCTGCTCGCCGCAGCCAGCGTGCCACCCGACGCCGTCTCGGTGACCTGCGGTCGGTGA
- a CDS encoding FUSC family protein, translating to MPPPWKAFRAPPQGRPDPCTERVNRALEGLRERGRATARDRLRQLQAGLIVAVQAGVAAALAWELAFTVIGNERPVFAPVAAVGTIVSSVGQRLRRTVELIFGVAVGIAIGDLFIALAGTGAWQTGAVVTLAVTLAIGVSGQGALVAQAASTAVLVATLSPTVRDLEAPRFIDALAGGFAGLLVVIVLLPLNPTRTVRRAAAPALENLNRQLMATADALSDRDSDGAWQALHDLRSMEPDLERLRDALGGAREVVNLSPLRRRRRQAIVLYEHGVEQMNRAVRASRGLIRRAITAIDDEEPIPEALPAAVRSMAEAVDLLQVEFAFLRPPDRTRRIVLRSVALSTEAVDAGLGFSGTIIVGDLRTMATDVLRATGLPMVEANELIRRLRRDRRGILPPAVSS from the coding sequence GTGCCGCCACCGTGGAAGGCGTTCCGCGCACCGCCGCAGGGAAGGCCCGACCCGTGCACCGAGCGGGTCAACCGGGCTCTCGAAGGGCTGCGCGAACGGGGGCGGGCCACGGCCCGGGACCGGCTGCGACAGTTGCAGGCCGGCCTCATCGTGGCCGTGCAGGCGGGTGTCGCCGCCGCGCTGGCCTGGGAACTGGCCTTCACGGTGATCGGCAACGAGCGGCCGGTCTTCGCCCCGGTGGCGGCGGTGGGCACGATCGTGTCGTCGGTCGGGCAGCGGCTGCGGCGTACCGTCGAACTGATCTTCGGGGTGGCCGTGGGCATCGCGATCGGCGACCTTTTCATCGCCCTCGCCGGCACCGGGGCCTGGCAGACCGGAGCGGTCGTGACGCTGGCGGTGACCCTGGCGATCGGGGTGAGCGGACAGGGCGCGCTGGTGGCCCAGGCCGCCAGCACGGCCGTGCTGGTCGCGACCCTGTCGCCGACGGTCCGCGACCTCGAGGCTCCCCGGTTCATCGACGCCCTGGCCGGCGGCTTCGCCGGCCTGCTCGTGGTGATCGTGCTGCTGCCGCTCAACCCGACCCGAACGGTCCGGCGAGCCGCCGCGCCCGCACTGGAGAACCTCAACCGGCAGCTCATGGCGACCGCCGACGCGCTGTCCGACCGCGACAGCGACGGGGCCTGGCAGGCGCTGCACGACCTGCGCTCGATGGAACCCGACCTGGAGCGGCTGCGCGACGCGCTCGGCGGTGCCCGGGAGGTGGTCAACCTGTCCCCGTTGCGCCGCCGCCGTCGGCAGGCGATCGTGCTCTACGAGCACGGCGTGGAACAGATGAACCGGGCCGTCCGCGCCAGCCGCGGGTTGATCCGCCGGGCCATCACCGCGATCGACGACGAGGAGCCCATCCCGGAGGCCCTGCCGGCGGCTGTTCGCAGCATGGCCGAGGCGGTCGATCTGTTGCAGGTCGAGTTCGCTTTCCTGCGGCCCCCGGACCGCACCCGCCGGATCGTGCTGCGCTCGGTCGCCCTGTCGACCGAGGCCGTCGACGCGGGGCTGGGTTTCTCGGGCACCATCATCGTCGGTGACCTGCGCACCATGGCCACCGACGTCCTGCGGGCAACCGGCCTGCCGATGGTCGAGGCCAACGAGTTGATCCGCCGGCTCCGCCGGGACCGGCGCGGCATCCTCCCTCCGGCCGTCAGCAGCTGA
- a CDS encoding TetR/AcrR family transcriptional regulator has translation MTDPREALLDRCVDALTDAGFSQLSLREIAAAAGTSHRMLLYHFGSREGLLAAVVGRVEAQQRAALADLAAADIDPREVGRLFWRRLAD, from the coding sequence GTGACCGACCCGCGCGAAGCGCTGCTCGACCGGTGCGTCGACGCCCTCACCGACGCGGGATTCAGCCAGCTCAGCCTGCGCGAGATCGCCGCCGCCGCAGGCACCAGCCACCGCATGCTCCTCTACCACTTCGGCAGCCGCGAGGGCCTGCTCGCCGCCGTCGTCGGCCGCGTCGAGGCCCAGCAGCGCGCCGCCCTGGCCGACCTCGCCGCCGCCGACATCGATCCCCGTGAGGTCGGGCGGCTGTTCTGGCGGCGGCTCGCCGACC
- a CDS encoding GerMN domain-containing protein — MSRRAGAVVALAVVLAGCGVPAEDVPRAVTPPPGPFPYTATAAPTPETGRVVETLYLVRDARLVPVTRRVDSVPAAGALLRDLLAGPTASERDDGLTSALPGAVSAVGVEISGGLARVAVAPAGAEAGRSDEVLAYGQIVCTLTARADVDAVTFLRDGAALAVPRADGALSAQPLTAADYAELVSRR, encoded by the coding sequence GTGAGCCGCCGGGCGGGGGCCGTGGTGGCGCTGGCGGTGGTGCTCGCCGGCTGCGGGGTGCCCGCCGAGGACGTTCCCCGCGCGGTCACCCCGCCGCCGGGGCCGTTCCCCTACACGGCCACGGCCGCCCCCACCCCGGAGACCGGCCGGGTCGTCGAGACCCTCTACCTGGTGCGCGACGCACGGCTGGTGCCGGTGACGCGCCGGGTCGACAGCGTTCCCGCGGCCGGGGCGCTGCTGCGCGACCTGCTCGCCGGCCCGACCGCCAGTGAGCGCGACGACGGACTGACCAGCGCCCTGCCGGGAGCGGTCAGCGCCGTCGGAGTGGAGATCAGCGGCGGCCTGGCGCGGGTCGCCGTCGCCCCGGCCGGTGCGGAGGCCGGGCGCAGCGACGAGGTCCTGGCGTACGGGCAGATCGTGTGCACCCTCACCGCCCGAGCCGACGTCGACGCCGTCACGTTCCTGCGCGACGGGGCGGCGCTGGCCGTGCCCCGCGCCGACGGCGCGCTGTCGGCGCAGCCACTGACCGCAGCCGACTACGCCGAGTTGGTCAGCCGCCGCTGA
- a CDS encoding sensor histidine kinase, with protein MRRLGLRARVTTAFAVGALLLAASMALVSYELTRRSLLDERERTALRATYYDAAVVRAGLDTETPDVVEVLRSLDTGTARRAVIEIDGDWYARTADVGLTAAIPDRLRELVSGGEPAVQRVHVDGQPAVLVGVPLSDSASFYEITSLRELEETFRVLALALTAVAIMIGGSGAALGWYATRNGLRPLTAVTDAAERISAGDFTIRLDPTTDPDLARLSTSFNRMVDQLAQRIERDRRFAADVAHELRSPLQTLAAAASVLARRRDNQDERTATATRLVADEIERFQQLVNDLIDLARSDQPALRAPVDVAALARQACRYRNLPESLVVVAPDAPPTWQVDRRRVAQVLANLLDNAVRYGAGPVAVRLADDGGTGVIEVDDEGPGVPVEDREAIFDRFVRGRAANYRGGGDGTGLGLALVAQHAAAHGGTADVTDRPGGGARFRVTLPGSLS; from the coding sequence ATGAGACGCCTCGGACTTCGGGCCCGGGTCACCACGGCCTTCGCCGTCGGAGCGCTGCTGCTGGCCGCCTCGATGGCGCTGGTGTCGTACGAGCTGACCCGGCGTTCCCTGCTCGACGAGCGGGAACGCACGGCCCTGCGGGCCACCTACTACGACGCCGCCGTCGTACGCGCCGGCCTGGACACCGAAACCCCCGACGTGGTGGAGGTGCTGCGCTCGCTGGACACCGGCACCGCCCGCCGGGCCGTCATCGAGATCGACGGCGACTGGTACGCCCGCACCGCCGACGTCGGGCTGACCGCGGCCATCCCCGACCGGCTGCGGGAACTGGTGAGCGGCGGCGAACCGGCGGTGCAGCGGGTGCACGTCGACGGGCAGCCCGCGGTGCTGGTCGGGGTGCCGTTGTCGGACTCGGCGAGCTTCTACGAGATCACCTCGCTGCGGGAACTGGAGGAGACCTTCCGTGTCCTCGCGTTGGCACTGACCGCCGTGGCGATCATGATCGGTGGCTCCGGCGCGGCCCTGGGCTGGTACGCCACCCGCAACGGGCTGCGCCCGCTGACGGCCGTCACCGACGCCGCCGAGCGGATCTCCGCCGGTGACTTCACCATCCGCCTCGACCCGACCACCGACCCGGACCTGGCCCGCCTGTCGACCTCGTTCAACCGGATGGTCGACCAGCTCGCCCAGCGCATCGAACGGGACCGCCGGTTCGCCGCCGACGTCGCCCACGAGCTGCGCTCGCCGTTGCAGACCCTCGCCGCGGCCGCGAGCGTCCTGGCCCGCCGCCGCGACAACCAGGACGAGCGCACGGCCACCGCCACCCGGCTGGTCGCCGACGAGATCGAACGGTTCCAGCAGCTGGTCAACGACCTGATCGACCTGGCCCGCAGCGACCAGCCGGCGCTGCGGGCTCCGGTCGACGTGGCGGCGTTGGCCCGCCAGGCGTGCCGGTACCGGAACCTGCCCGAGTCCCTGGTGGTCGTCGCCCCGGACGCCCCGCCCACCTGGCAGGTGGACCGGCGTCGGGTGGCACAGGTGCTGGCCAACCTGCTCGACAACGCCGTACGGTACGGCGCGGGCCCGGTGGCGGTGCGACTGGCCGACGACGGGGGCACCGGCGTCATCGAGGTCGACGACGAGGGGCCGGGGGTGCCCGTGGAAGACCGGGAAGCGATTTTCGACCGGTTCGTCAGAGGTCGGGCCGCCAACTACCGGGGCGGGGGCGACGGCACCGGCCTGGGGCTGGCCCTCGTCGCCCAGCACGCCGCCGCGCACGGCGGCACGGCGGATGTGACCGACCGGCCCGGCGGCGGCGCCCGGTTCCGCGTCACCCTGCCGGGGAGCCTGTCGTGA
- a CDS encoding SRPBCC family protein codes for MDVERTISTSADAAHAWSALADVTAYPRWTASMTSVEPLDGPRLDAGARFRIRQPGLPTTVWQVDEVHPGVSFTWVNAAPGVRTVAYHHVEPQADGTTRIRIGLRQRGPLAGLLALLVGAKTRRYVRMEAAGLKAAAEARHPHR; via the coding sequence ATGGACGTGGAGCGGACCATCAGCACCAGCGCGGACGCCGCGCACGCCTGGTCGGCGCTGGCCGACGTGACCGCGTACCCCCGCTGGACGGCCTCGATGACGTCGGTGGAACCCCTCGACGGCCCCCGACTCGACGCGGGCGCGCGGTTCCGGATCCGGCAACCCGGCCTGCCGACGACCGTCTGGCAGGTCGACGAGGTGCACCCCGGCGTCAGCTTCACCTGGGTCAACGCCGCTCCCGGCGTGCGTACCGTCGCCTACCACCACGTGGAACCGCAGGCCGACGGCACCACCCGCATCCGCATCGGCCTGCGCCAGCGCGGCCCTCTCGCCGGGCTGCTCGCCCTGCTCGTCGGCGCGAAGACCCGCCGCTACGTGCGCATGGAGGCCGCCGGCCTGAAGGCTGCAGCCGAAGCCCGGCACCCCCACCGGTGA
- a CDS encoding diacylglycerol/lipid kinase family protein: protein MSTDTTRSATTVATTGPGKVAVVAHRKKVLGGGLDELRAALVGAGVDKLLWYEVPKSRKAPKKLRKALDKGAELVFVWGGDGMVQRCADTLAKSDVPMAILPAGTANLFAGNLGIPEDLPEAVRIGLHGRRRRLDLGKLNGEHFAVMAGAGFDGDLIREADRDMKGRLGRLAYVWTGLRHVQGEATRTQITVDGSDWFDDAASCVLFGNVGTITGGIPAFDDARPDDGALQVGVSTASGAIDWARTLGRMAAGRSENSPFVRITRGRRIKVRFAESKTYELDGGARVATRKLKVRVVPAALTVCCPEGDSGEGVDASP, encoded by the coding sequence ATGAGCACGGATACGACGCGGTCCGCCACGACTGTGGCGACGACCGGCCCGGGTAAGGTGGCCGTGGTCGCCCATCGGAAGAAGGTCCTCGGTGGTGGGCTCGACGAACTGCGCGCCGCGCTCGTCGGCGCGGGGGTCGACAAGCTGCTGTGGTACGAGGTGCCCAAGAGCCGCAAGGCGCCGAAGAAACTGCGCAAGGCGCTCGACAAGGGTGCCGAGCTGGTCTTCGTCTGGGGCGGCGACGGCATGGTGCAGCGCTGCGCTGACACCCTCGCCAAGTCCGACGTGCCGATGGCGATCCTGCCCGCCGGCACCGCCAACCTGTTCGCCGGCAACCTCGGCATCCCCGAGGACCTGCCCGAGGCCGTCCGCATCGGTCTGCACGGCCGCCGCCGGCGTCTGGACCTGGGCAAGCTCAACGGTGAACACTTCGCGGTGATGGCCGGGGCCGGTTTCGACGGTGACCTGATCCGCGAGGCCGACCGTGACATGAAGGGCCGCCTGGGTCGGCTCGCCTATGTGTGGACGGGGCTGCGGCACGTCCAGGGGGAGGCGACCCGCACCCAGATCACCGTCGACGGCAGCGACTGGTTCGACGATGCGGCGAGCTGCGTCCTGTTCGGTAACGTCGGCACCATCACCGGCGGCATTCCCGCCTTCGACGACGCCCGCCCCGACGACGGGGCGCTTCAGGTCGGCGTGTCCACCGCCAGCGGTGCCATCGACTGGGCACGCACCCTCGGCAGGATGGCGGCCGGCCGCTCCGAGAACTCACCCTTCGTACGGATCACCCGGGGACGCAGGATCAAGGTCCGCTTCGCCGAGTCGAAGACCTACGAGCTGGACGGCGGTGCCCGTGTCGCAACCAGGAAGCTGAAGGTACGGGTGGTGCCCGCCGCGCTGACCGTCTGCTGTCCCGAGGGGGACAGCGGCGAGGGCGTCGACGCGTCACCCTGA